A genome region from Hoplias malabaricus isolate fHopMal1 chromosome 8, fHopMal1.hap1, whole genome shotgun sequence includes the following:
- the golga7bb gene encoding golgin subfamily A member 7B has product MATEFHNLQDLRHTASLATKVFIQRDYSEGTVCRFHIKFPAELDSRIERTLFEDTIKTLNNYYAEAEKIGGRSYLEGCLACASAYIIFLCMETRYEKVLKKISTYIQEQNEKIYAPRGLLITDPIERGMRVIEICIFEDRSSSGSSSSGSSSSSSSAR; this is encoded by the exons TTCCATAACCTTCAGGATCTAAGGCACACTGCCTCGTTGGCCACCAAGGTGTTCATACAGAGAGACTACAGTGAAGGCACTGTCTGCAGGTTCCACATCAAATTCCCAGCAGAACTGGACAGCAGG ATTGAGCGGACCCTGTTTGAAGACACTATAAAAACTCTGAATAACTACTACGCAGAAGCAGAGAAGATCGGTGGTCGTTCTTACCTGGAGGGTTGTCTGGCCTGTGCTTCAGCTTACATCATCTTCCTCTGCATGGAGACACGCTATGAAAAG GTCCTAAAGAAGATTTCTACCTACATCCAGGAGCAGAATGAGAAGATCTATGCCCCTCGGGGTCTACTTATTACTGACCCCATTGAAAGGGGCATGAGGGTG ATAGAGATCTGCATCTTTGAGGATCGCAGCTCCAGTGGCTCCAGCTCCAGTGGTAGCTCCTCATCCAGCAGCAGTGCTCGGTGA